In Pseudomonas sp. P5_109, the genomic window TCACCTCGTCGTAACCATGCTCCTGCGCCATGCGCGCGCACGCAGCCAGGTCCAGCGGCACACTGCCGCCAAGCTGCAACGCCAACGGATGCTCGGCCTCGTTGTGGCGCAGGAAACGCTCGTGATCACCATTGAGCAGGGCACCGGTGGTGACCATTTCGGTGTAGAGCAGGGCGTTTTTCGACAGCAAGCGCAGGAAAAAGCGGCAGTGGCGGTCGGTCCAATCCATCATCGGCGCGACGGAAAAACGGCGGGAGAGCGGGGCGGGTGTAGCGTTGGCTGCGGACATTGGGAATCTGGAATCGGTGAGGCTGGGAGGAGGGGGAGTTTATCAGGATTGGGATGACGGGGCTCGGGAGTCCGAATACCGGCAATCAGCTCTGTTTAAAGTCGTAAGAAAATGTAGGAGCTTTCACTCAACACGCGTCCCCATCGCCCATATTGTCCCCGGCAGATCGTCCCGATAGCCTCTTCCCGTCGCTGCCAGTTCAGCGACAAGGGTGTGGAAGCCCTTAACAGGATCTAGGCGCACAGGCGCCACCAAAATTTAAGCAGGCGCTTTTTTCATGTCTGCTGTTAAATTATGGCGGCTGTGCGCGGGGCACTTTCGGGTGCGCCGGGTTCCTAGATCCCCGGTCTTCCACACCTGCGCACAGCTGCCACCCCATCATGTGGAAGTGATGCTGGCAGTTCCTTCATTCAATTCTAGGAACGACAACCATGAAAAAAATCACGCCTGATCCTCCGGTTGCTTCAACCGCAACTGATTCTCTCGATCTCGCCCAGCTATCCGAAGCCAGTCATCGCATCGTCAGTAAACGCCTGCGCAACCCCAATCACGCTGACCCCATCTGTCACGTCTTTACCATCCTCCCCGACGTCGACACCGAAACTTTGCTGTGCCACGCCTGCGAAACCCTCGCGTCGCTGAACGTCCTCACCACCGATCTGGCCTGCAAGCTCGAAGGCTCGCCACGCAGTCTGGCGCTGTCGATTCAGCAGTTGGCGGTGGTGGGGGAGTTGTTGGTGAATCGGGCGCTGGATAACGTTGATCCGTCTTGTGGTGTTTGACGACTAGTTGAATTGCTGCACTTCACTGGTGGGGGCATGGAAGCCTTCACCTTTGGTGATCCGTCTCCCCGAATCGCCTATAAAACGGCTACACGTCCGACAGACGAGCTAGCGTTTTGATGGCACCCATCTAATCTCATCTGACAAATTCTCCCCGTCCCACCTCGTCCCTTCGCAGCAGGAGTATGCCATGCCCAATTTTGGTGAAACTCTAATCAACACCACTACTGCAGGCGATCAGGAAGATCCGAATATCTATGGATTGATCGATGGTGGTTTTGTCATCGCCTGGCATGGCAATGGTCTTGGCGATGCCACCGGAATCTTTACCCAGCGCTATAACGCCAGCGGTGCCAAGGTGGGTGGTGAGACGCTGGTCAACAGCACGCTTGCGGGCGAGCAGAGTCAGCCTTCGGTGGTCGGGTTGTTGAACGGCGGTTACGTTGTGACCTGGTCCGGTCTCAATACCGGGGGGCTGCAGTGCATCTTTACCCAGCAGTACAACACCAGTGGGGCCAAGGTCGGTGGCGAAACTGTTGTCAATACAACCACGGCAGGCTCTCGCGATTCCCCTGAAATTACCGCCCTGGCCGACGGTGGTTATGTGGTGACATGGGGGGCAGAGGAAACCGCTGGCGACTTCGGGTCTTATCTGCAGCGCTTCAATGCCAGCGGGGTGAAGGTCGGTGGGGAAGTTCACATCAACACCACCACCGTGGGGCCTCAGGATTTTCCACAGATTTTTGGTGTTCCCGACGGTGGTTACCTGGCGGTGTGGGAGGGGAGTGGGCCGGGAGATGACTACGGCATCTTCACCCAGCGCTTTAACGCGGCTGGCGCCAAGGTCGGTGTGGAAACCCTGGTCAACACACCCTCTGCGGAAATCCAATCCGAGCATATGGTTGCTGTGCAGGCCAACGGCAATTACCTGCTCGTCTGGGAGTCTTACCCTAATACTGTTACCGGAGTGGAACAAAGAGACGTATTTTCCCAGCTCTATAACTCCGCAGGTGGCAAGATCGGTGCCCAGACCCGGGTCAATACCACAACCACTGGTTCTCAGGGAGAGGCTCACGTCTCGGCAATGTTCGATGGTGGCTACGTGGTCACTTGGGTGGGTAACGGCCCAGGTGACGCCTCCGGCGTTTTCACTCAGCGTTTCAATGCCAGTGGCGTTGCGGTCGGTGCGGAGACCCGGGTCAATACGACGGTGGCGGGCGACCAGGTCATCTCGCGGATGACCACGCTGGCTGATGGTGGTTATGTAGTTGTCTGGGAGTCGATTGGCCAGGACGGGGCAAGTTTCGGCACGTACCTCCAGCGATTCGATGCAAGCGGCAACAAACTGACCGGCCTGTCGGGCGATGCCGCGGCCAACGTGCTGACCTGGGCGGGTGTCGGAAGCGTGGTCATCGATGCCGGTGCGGGTGACGACACTCTTATCGGCGGCAGTGCAAACGACCATCTCAACGGCGACGCTGGCAACGACACCCTCAACGGCGGGGGCGGCGCAGACCGGATGACCGGCGGCGACGGCTCCGACACCTATTTCGTCGACAACCTGTTCGATGTCGTCAGCGAAACCAATGCCATTGCGGCTACCGGTGGCATCGATACGGTCAACAGTCTCCTGGCGACCAACATCCTCGGCGCCAACGTGGAAAACCTGCACTTGTTGGCAACCACGGCCGCCAACGGTACCGGCAATGCCTTGAACAACACGATCTTTGCCGGGGCCGGCAACAATATTCTCAATGGCGGCGATGGCGTCGATACTGCGTCCTACGCCTTTGCCACCAGTGCGGTGACTGTCAGCCTGGCTGTCACCACCGCCCAGGTCACGGGTGGTTCCGGCAGCGATACGTTGCTGGCCTTCGAAAACCTGACCGGCAGTAACTTCAACGACGTCCTGACCGGCAATGCGGGCGCCAACACCCTCAACGGGGGCGCGGGCAATGACATCCTCAATGGCGGTGCCGGCGCAGACACGCTGATCGGTGGTGATGGTTCGGACTCCTACGTTGTCGATAATGTCGGTGATGTGGTCAGTGAAACCAATGCGGTCGCTGCCACTGGTGGCACGGATACCGTCAGCAGCTCCCTGGCCGCCTATACTCTGGGCGCCAACGTGGAAAACCTGCGCCTGCTGGCAACCACGGCCGCCAACGGTACCGGCAATGCCTTGAACAACACGATCTTTGCCGGGGCCGGCAACAACATCCTCAATGGCGGCGACGGTATCGACACCGCGTCCTATGCCTTTGCCGCGAGTGCGGTGGTGGTCAGCCTGGCTGTGACTACTGCCCAGGCCACCGGCGGCTCAGGCAGCGATACGCTGCTGGCCTTCGAAAACCTGGCCGGTAGTAATCTCAATGACACCCTGACCGGCAATGCCGCCGCCAACACCCTCAGTGGCGGCGCGGGCAACGATGTCCTCAATGGCGCTGCCGGCAATGACACCCTTGATGGCGCCGCCGGTGTAGACACACTGGTCGGTGGTGACGGTTCGGACATCTACATTGTCGATAACGTCGGTGATGTGGTCAGTGAAAGCAATGCGGTTGCCGCTACCGGTGGTACGGATTCTGTCTATACCACGCTGGCGGGCTATATCCTCGGCGCCAACGTTGAAAACCTGCGCCTGATGGCCACAACCGCTGCCAACGGCACTGGCAATACCTTGAACAACACGCTGTTTGCCGGGGCCGGCAACAACATCCTCAATGGTGGCGACGGTATCGACACTGCGTCCTATGCCTTTGCCGCGAGTGCGGTGGTAGCCAGTCTGGCTATCAGCACCGCCCAGGCCACTGGCGGCTCGGGCAGCGATACGCTGCTGGCTTTCGAAAACCTGACCGGCAGTAACTTCAACGACACCCTGACCGGCAATGCGGCTGCCAATACGCTCAGTGGGGGCGCGGGCAATGATGTCCTCAATGGCGGTGCCGGCAATGACACCCTCGATGGCGGTGCCGGTGTAGACACACTGGCGGGTGGCGACGGCTCGGACATTTATGTTGTCGATAACCTCGCCGATGTGGTCAGTGAAACCAATGCGGTCGCGGCCACCGGCGGCACGGATTCTGTCTACAGTTCCCTGGCCGGGTATACGCTGGGCGCCAACGTGGAAAACCTGCGCCTGCTGGCAACAACGGCCGCCAACGGTACCGGCAATACGTTGAACAACACGCTGTTTGCCGGGGCCGGCAATAACATCCTCAATGGCGGCGATGGTGTCGACACCGCGTCTTATGCCTTTGCCGCGAGTGCGGTGGTAGCCAGTCTGGCTGTAACGACTGCCCAGGCCACCGGTGGCTCAGGCAGCGATACGCTGCTGGCCTTCGAAAACCTGACCGGCAGCAATTTCAACGACACCCTGACCGGCAATACAACCGCCAACACCCTCATCGGAGGCGCGGGCAATGATGTGCTCAATGGGGGGGCCGGTAACGACCTGCTGATCGGCGGGGCGGGGGTTGACCAGCTCACTGGCGGTATCGGAGCCGACCGTTTCGACTTCGACACCTTGAGCGAAATGGGCCTGGGCACATTGCGCGATGTGATCGGGGATTTCAAAACCGCCGAGGGCGACAAAATCGACCTGTCGACCCTGGACGCCAACGTGGCCACCGCCGTCAATGATGCCTTCAGCTTTATCGGGGCGAACGCCTTCAGCGCTAATGCGACCGGGCAGGTGCGCTTCGCTGGCGGCATCCTGTTCGGCAGCACCGATGCCGACACGGCGGCGGAGTTCGAGATTTCCCTGGTGGGTGTTGCGACGCTCGTTAACACGGACATCATTGCCTGATGGTGCATCGCCGGGGCTCTATGGAGCCCCGGCGCACAGGGTTCCTGAACCGATGCTGTCGCCGCGCAACATTTCATGATGCCCGGCACGGACGAGGCATAGGATGACAGCCAAAGGTCATGTCCCCGCGCCTCACTCCCTCAGGAATAAAAAGATGATCGTAAACCTCGTCAAAGTCTCGCTGATTGCCGGTGCTTTGTTGTTGAGCGCCTGTTCGGGTGTAAGCACTCAGCGCGATTATTCGGCCGACTCGGTACAACCCGCCGGCTTTGGCCCGGGGCCCACCAACAGCAACGCCGGCAAGATGAATTTCCACGGCAGTGCGCTAGGCAACAGTTTTGGCGAGTATGGTTCGGGGTTGTTGCACGACGATTGATCGGTGACGCAAGACGGTGGAGTGATTTCCACCGTTTTGCTATCTGGGCGAGACTCAGACGAGCCTCAAACCTTCAAAAGGATTCCAGCCTTGCGAGCCTTTTACCTGTTTCAGGTAGTAGGCGTAGTTGGCGCTCAATCCGTACATGAGTGCAAAGACAACGTTCATGCCGCTGTTGAAGGCCTTGGGTGCTTCTTCATAACCCAGCAGGGTGAAAATCAATGCCAGGGCAAAGGATAGGGCAACGATGATCGCGATGATCGCCAGGTTCTTTTTCCACAGTCCAAGTACGAAAAAATAGATCGGCCCGAAAAAAAACGCGATGAAGTTCAGGTTGATCAAGAGGCGCTTGCGCGCTGGCAACTGTTTGAAGCCCAACTTGAAATCGGGGCTTTTGGGGCCGCCGTACTGATCAAAAAAAGCGAAACGTTCTTGCCATTTCGGACTGACGTTGTAGGTTTGCAATTCATCCGTGCTGCTCATTATCTGTCCTTTTTTGAGGGTTCTGCTCGGTCGAGGCATCGACCGAATGATCGTTCGGTGCGCTTGTCAACGCGTCTTGCAAATGACCGGCCTGCTACCGGTGCGACAGTAGTTTCAAACATGTAACGAGAATTAACAAGGTATGGCCAAGGGCCTTGGCATGCGGTTCTCGCGTCAGGTCTTGTGGGAAAACGACCTGACGGCGGTCACCTATTCCAGTGGCAGGCACGTCGTTATTTGCCCTCAGGCACCGCCAGCCACTGCCGCAGAATCTTCTGGTAATTGCCGGTCACTTTGGCAAGGTGCAGCCACTGATCGACGTACAGCTTCCAGGTGATGTCGTCGCGGGGAAGCAGGTAGGCTTTTTCGCCGTATTGCATGTAGTGCGTCGGGTTGACGGCACACAGGCCCGGTTTGAGTTTCTGCTGATACAACGCCTCCGACGCATCGGTGATCATCACATCAGCTTTTTTATCCAGCAGTTCCTGGAAGATGCTCAGGTTATCGCGCAGCTGCAATTGCGCCTGGGGCAGGTACGCGTGGACGAACGCTTCGTTGGTGCCGCCGGCGGGTTCGACCAGGCGAACCGAGGGCTGGTTGATCTGTTCGAGGGTCTGGTACAGCGCCTGGTCTTCGCAGCGCACCAAGGGGACTTTGCCATCGACGTCCAGGGTGGTGCTGAAGAAGGCTTTTTTCTGCCGTTCCAGGGTGACCGAGATGCCGCCCATGGCGATGTCGCACTTGCCGGCGAGCATGTCGGGCATCAGGGTTTTCCAGGTGGTGGGCACCCACTCGACCTTGACGCCAAGGCTGTCGGCCAGGGCGCGGGCCATGGCGATGTCGATGCCGGAATGCTCGCCGTC contains:
- a CDS encoding DUF6124 family protein, giving the protein MKKITPDPPVASTATDSLDLAQLSEASHRIVSKRLRNPNHADPICHVFTILPDVDTETLLCHACETLASLNVLTTDLACKLEGSPRSLALSIQQLAVVGELLVNRALDNVDPSCGV
- a CDS encoding calcium-binding protein, whose protein sequence is MPNFGETLINTTTAGDQEDPNIYGLIDGGFVIAWHGNGLGDATGIFTQRYNASGAKVGGETLVNSTLAGEQSQPSVVGLLNGGYVVTWSGLNTGGLQCIFTQQYNTSGAKVGGETVVNTTTAGSRDSPEITALADGGYVVTWGAEETAGDFGSYLQRFNASGVKVGGEVHINTTTVGPQDFPQIFGVPDGGYLAVWEGSGPGDDYGIFTQRFNAAGAKVGVETLVNTPSAEIQSEHMVAVQANGNYLLVWESYPNTVTGVEQRDVFSQLYNSAGGKIGAQTRVNTTTTGSQGEAHVSAMFDGGYVVTWVGNGPGDASGVFTQRFNASGVAVGAETRVNTTVAGDQVISRMTTLADGGYVVVWESIGQDGASFGTYLQRFDASGNKLTGLSGDAAANVLTWAGVGSVVIDAGAGDDTLIGGSANDHLNGDAGNDTLNGGGGADRMTGGDGSDTYFVDNLFDVVSETNAIAATGGIDTVNSLLATNILGANVENLHLLATTAANGTGNALNNTIFAGAGNNILNGGDGVDTASYAFATSAVTVSLAVTTAQVTGGSGSDTLLAFENLTGSNFNDVLTGNAGANTLNGGAGNDILNGGAGADTLIGGDGSDSYVVDNVGDVVSETNAVAATGGTDTVSSSLAAYTLGANVENLRLLATTAANGTGNALNNTIFAGAGNNILNGGDGIDTASYAFAASAVVVSLAVTTAQATGGSGSDTLLAFENLAGSNLNDTLTGNAAANTLSGGAGNDVLNGAAGNDTLDGAAGVDTLVGGDGSDIYIVDNVGDVVSESNAVAATGGTDSVYTTLAGYILGANVENLRLMATTAANGTGNTLNNTLFAGAGNNILNGGDGIDTASYAFAASAVVASLAISTAQATGGSGSDTLLAFENLTGSNFNDTLTGNAAANTLSGGAGNDVLNGGAGNDTLDGGAGVDTLAGGDGSDIYVVDNLADVVSETNAVAATGGTDSVYSSLAGYTLGANVENLRLLATTAANGTGNTLNNTLFAGAGNNILNGGDGVDTASYAFAASAVVASLAVTTAQATGGSGSDTLLAFENLTGSNFNDTLTGNTTANTLIGGAGNDVLNGGAGNDLLIGGAGVDQLTGGIGADRFDFDTLSEMGLGTLRDVIGDFKTAEGDKIDLSTLDANVATAVNDAFSFIGANAFSANATGQVRFAGGILFGSTDADTAAEFEISLVGVATLVNTDIIA
- a CDS encoding DUF2628 domain-containing protein, with amino-acid sequence MSSTDELQTYNVSPKWQERFAFFDQYGGPKSPDFKLGFKQLPARKRLLINLNFIAFFFGPIYFFVLGLWKKNLAIIAIIVALSFALALIFTLLGYEEAPKAFNSGMNVVFALMYGLSANYAYYLKQVKGSQGWNPFEGLRLV
- a CDS encoding transporter substrate-binding domain-containing protein, translated to MKKIIRAMMLGGLLALSLGAQAEPSHLDSVMQQGQLRVCTTGDYKPYTFKAEDGEHSGIDIAMARALADSLGVKVEWVPTTWKTLMPDMLAGKCDIAMGGISVTLERQKKAFFSTTLDVDGKVPLVRCEDQALYQTLEQINQPSVRLVEPAGGTNEAFVHAYLPQAQLQLRDNLSIFQELLDKKADVMITDASEALYQQKLKPGLCAVNPTHYMQYGEKAYLLPRDDITWKLYVDQWLHLAKVTGNYQKILRQWLAVPEGK